GCGAACGGGGCGTGGGCTTCCGCAGTCTGACTGAGGCCATCGACACCACCACCCCGGCGGGCCGGATGATGATGCAGATGGTGGGGGCCTTCGCCGAGTTCGAGCGTGCCATGATCCGCGAGCGAACCAAAGCGGGACTGGAACAGGCCCGATTGGAAGGGCGTGTCGGTGGCCGTAAACGTAAACTGCTGCCGCACCAGGAACAGGACATCCGTGAGTCGGTGCAGTCTGGGCAGCGCACGGCGGCACAGTGCGCCCGTCTATTTGGCGTCCATCCCAGCACCGTTACCCGACTGTTACAACGGCAACCCTGAATTT
The sequence above is drawn from the Deinococcus sp. AJ005 genome and encodes:
- a CDS encoding recombinase family protein; this encodes MQVGYARVSKQHEQDTAAQLRALEVAGAERVFTEHASGGRWDRPELHKMLDQLRAGDTVIVWKLDRLSRSLKDVLHLMELLSERGVGFRSLTEAIDTTTPAGRMMMQMVGAFAEFERAMIRERTKAGLEQARLEGRVGGRKRKLLPHQEQDIRESVQSGQRTAAQCARLFGVHPSTVTRLLQRQP